From a region of the Argiope bruennichi chromosome 8, qqArgBrue1.1, whole genome shotgun sequence genome:
- the LOC129981783 gene encoding uncharacterized protein LOC129981783 isoform X2: MSPAFGLLFFACVGLLSGVNGIRYSKDYRSWLHSPNIVNHVADTTSSQATDTSISTDSDTTTPNVNSSPSPSPEASSQAPETSPSKSSDTTIQSTDTSHSSSPEASSQTPDTSSSIVSDTTAQSTEDSSSPTPIVSSSQGTPATASTSSDTTTEFNTVSTSSDPATVPSQSTDANSSPNTDTTAQSTDANSSPNTDTTAQSTEASPSPGSSQSTDTNTPTGSVTTTGSTVVNTTPVPDTSVSQSTDTSPSPSTTNTSAQSTDASSSSDPVTSPSPSPDTSSSSSFDTSSAVSDISSSSSDISSDSTSPTATEQSTNSDSPSPTAEVKSSTAFETSSVSPTVTERVTSSPPPSKTKAWSLKLGVAITFLVIAVAAATVLIIYTFKVKRRRIHYDELVLLP, encoded by the coding sequence gTGTAAATGGTATCAGGTATAGTAAAGATTATAGGTCATGGCTACATAGTCCAAATATTGTAAATCATGTAGCAGATACAACTTCATCTCAAGCGACTGATACCAGTATCTCAACAGATTCTGACACAACTACACCAAACGTTAATTCAAGTCCCTCACCAAGTCCTGAGGCTTCTTCGCAAGCTCCCGAAACCAGTCCATCAAAAAGTTCTGACACAACTATACAATCCACTGATACGAGTCATTCATCAAGTCCCGAGGCTTCTTCGCAAACTCCCGACACCAGCTCATCAATAGTTTCTGACACTACTGCGCAATCCACTGAAGATAGTTCCTCCCCTACCCCTATTGTTTCTTCTTCCCAAGGTACACCTGCTACTGCTTCAACGAGCTCAGACACAACAACAGAATTCAATACTGTTAGTACCTCATCTGATCCTGCAACTGTTCCTTCGCAATCCACTGACGCCAATTCCTCTCCAAACACTGATACTACTGCACAATCCACTGACGCCAATTCCTCCCCAAACACTGATACTACTGCACAATCCACTGAAGCAAGTCCCTCACCTGGCTCCTCGCAAAGCACTGATACTAATACACCAACGGGCTCAGTAACCACTACAGGATCCACTGTTGTTAATACTACACCTGTTCCTGATACTTCTGTTTCACAATCCACTGACACCAGTCCGTCGCCAAGCACTACTAACACTTCTGCGCAATCGACTGATGCCAGTTCTTCGTCTGACCCAGTCACCTCGCCTTCACCCTCACCGGATACAAGTTCCTCATCAAGTTTTGATACATCTTCTGCTGTATCAGATATATCCTCCTCTTCTTCTGATATAAGTTCAGATTCAACTTCACCGACAGCAACTGAGCAATCTACTAATTCAGATTCTCCATCGCCAACAGCTGAAGTGAAGAGTTCAACTGCTTTTGAGACAAGTTCAGTATCTCCAACTGTAACTGAAAGAGTTACAAGCAGTCCTCCTCCTTCGAAGACTAAAGCATGGTCCTTGAAACTTGGCGTGGCGATAACATTTCTAGTAATTGCTGTTGCAGCAGCAACAGTACTGATTATCTACACATTCAAAGTTAAGAGAAGGAGGATTCATTATGATGAATTAGTGCTCCTTCCGTAA